One genomic window of Euleptes europaea isolate rEulEur1 chromosome 8, rEulEur1.hap1, whole genome shotgun sequence includes the following:
- the MYC gene encoding myc proto-oncogene protein: MPLTAPSFPSRTYDYDYDSVQPYFYFEEEEENFYLGAQHRGCELQPPAPSEDIWKKFELLPTPPLSPSRRAGCFPSHADQLEMVTELLGSDAVNQSFICDPDDEAFVKSIIIQDCMWSGGSAAAKLQKVVSERLASYQATRREGGTLSARSSTGSLPPSSPPSPQTPVSANTSASSSPGSAYLQDLGAAAAECIDPSVVFPYPLGEKTPKHVEGVAATTSSPDASPASSLGGDTPPTTSSDSEEEEEEEEEEIDVETVENGATLEKRLPAAKKSESHTRRKPPHSPLVLKRCHVPTHQHNYAASPSSRVEYPSAKRLKLDSGRVLKQISNNRKCASPRTSDSEENDKRRTHNVLERQRRNELKLSFFALRDQIPEVANNEKAPKVVILKKATEYVLSIQSDEHRLIAEKEQLRRRREQLKSKLQQLRNSSCV; the protein is encoded by the exons ATGCCCCTGACGGCCCCGAGCTTCCCCAGCCGGACTTATGACTATGACTACGACTCGGTGCAGCCCTACTTCTacttcgaggaggaggaggagaacttcTACCTGGGGGCGCAGCACCGGGGCTGCGAGCTGCAGCCGCCCGCCCCGTCGGAGGACATCTGGAAGAAGTTCGAGCTGCTGCCCACGCCCCCCCTGTCGCCCAGCCGCCGGGCGGGCTGCTTCCCCTCGCACGCCGACCAGCTGGAGATGGTGACCGAGCTGCTGGGCAGCGACGCCGTCAACCAGAGCTTCATCTGCGACCCGGACGACGAGGCTTTCGTCAAGTCCATCATCATCCAGGACTGCATGTGGAGCGGGGGCTCGGCCGCCGCCAAGCTCCAGAAGGTGGTCTCCGAGCGGCTCGCCTCCTACCAGGCTACCCGGCGGGAAGGCGGCACCCTCTCGGCCCGCAGCAGCACCGGCAGCCTGCCGCCCTCCTCGCCGCCGTCGCCCCAGACGCCTGTCTCCGCCAAcacctccgcctcctcctcgccCGGCAGCGCCTACCTGCAAGACTTGGGCGCTGCAGCCGCCGAGTGCATCGACCCCTCGGTTGTCTTCCCCTACCCGCTGGGCGAGAAGACCCCCAAGCACGTCGAGGGGGTCGCCGCCACCACCTCCTCCCCCGACGCCAGCCCAGCTTCCTCGCTGGGGGGAGACACGCCGCCCACCACTAGCAGCGACTCTG aagaagaagaagaagaggaggaggaggaaatagaTGTCGAGACCGTGGAGAATGGCGCGaccctggagaaaaggctgccGGCCGCCAAGAAATCCGAGTCCCACACGCGCCGCAAACCCCCCCACAGTCCGCTAGTCCTCAAGAGGTGTCACGTCCCCACCCACCAGCACAACTACgccgcctccccctcctccagggTCGAGTACCCCTCGGCCAAAAGGTTAAAGCTGGACAGTGGCCGGGTCCTAAAACAGATCAGCAACAACCGCAAATGCGCCAGCCCCCGCACGTCAGACTCGGAAGAGAACGACAAGCGGCGGACGCACAACGTCTTGGAGCGCCAGCGGCGGAACGAGCTCAAGCTGAGCTTCTTCGCCTTGCGCGACCAGATCCCGGAGGTGGCCAACAACGAGAAGGCCCCGAAGGTGGTCATCCTCAAGAAAGCCACGGAATACGTCCTGTCCATCCAGTCGGACGAGCACAGACTGATAGCCGAAAAGGAGCagctgcggcggcggcgggaaCAGTTGAAAAGCAAGCTGCAGCAGCTTAGGAACTCTTCTTGTGTTTAA